A region from the Pseudonocardia petroleophila genome encodes:
- a CDS encoding response regulator — MADVIRVLLVDDDALVRAGLTLMLDGHVTADGRTIGVVGEAADGDEVPDAVARHRPDVVLMDLRMPRVHGVAATTRLRREPGAPAVVVLTTFDADEHVVRALRAGASGFLLKDTPPARIVDAVCAAADGDAMLSPTVTRSVIAMVAGTDDAAARSARARLAGLTAREREVAEAVARGGSNAVIAAELHMSVATVKAYVSRLLRDLDLDNRVQVALLVRDAQG; from the coding sequence GTGGCCGACGTGATCCGCGTCCTGCTCGTCGACGACGACGCGCTCGTCCGCGCCGGCCTGACCCTGATGCTCGACGGCCACGTCACCGCCGACGGCCGCACGATCGGCGTCGTGGGGGAGGCGGCCGACGGCGACGAGGTGCCCGACGCCGTCGCCCGGCACCGGCCCGACGTCGTGCTGATGGACCTGCGGATGCCGCGCGTCCACGGCGTCGCGGCCACCACCCGGCTGCGCCGCGAGCCCGGCGCACCCGCCGTCGTCGTCCTCACCACGTTCGACGCCGACGAGCACGTCGTCCGCGCGCTGCGGGCCGGCGCGTCGGGCTTCCTGCTCAAGGACACCCCGCCCGCCCGGATCGTCGACGCCGTCTGCGCGGCCGCCGACGGCGACGCGATGCTCTCGCCGACCGTCACGCGGTCGGTGATCGCGATGGTCGCGGGCACCGACGACGCGGCGGCCCGCTCCGCCCGCGCCCGCCTCGCCGGCCTCACCGCGCGCGAGCGGGAGGTGGCCGAGGCCGTCGCCCGCGGCGGCTCGAACGCGGTGATCGCCGCCGAGCTGCACATGAGCGTGGCCACGGTGAAGGCGTACGTGTCACGGCTGCTGCGCGACCTCGACCTGGACAACCGGGTGCAGGTCGCCCTGCTCGTCCGCGACGCGCAGGGGTAG
- the cofD gene encoding 2-phospho-L-lactate transferase, whose amino-acid sequence MKVTVLVGGVGGARFLVGVRAAYPQAEITAVVNVGDDIWLHGLRICPDLDTCMYTLGGGIDPERGWGHAGETWSVRDELAAYGADPDWFGLGDKDTATHLVRSRMLRAGYPLSDVTTALCHRWQPGVTLLPVTDDRVETHVVVDDPANGPKAQKAIHFQEWWIRHKGELPAHRFASIGADEATILPAAREAITGADVVLMAPSNPVVSIGALLEVPGARDALRATAAKVIGVSPIVGGRPLRGMADRCLTAIGVETSAEAVGRHYGARSAGGILDGWLVHSGETADVPGVAVRSVPLLMSDTEATAQMARDAVELAGA is encoded by the coding sequence GTGAAGGTAACCGTGCTGGTCGGCGGGGTCGGCGGGGCCCGATTCCTGGTCGGCGTCCGGGCCGCGTACCCGCAGGCCGAGATCACCGCCGTCGTCAACGTCGGCGACGACATCTGGCTCCACGGGCTGCGCATCTGTCCCGACCTCGACACGTGCATGTACACCCTCGGCGGCGGCATCGACCCCGAGCGCGGGTGGGGGCACGCTGGGGAGACGTGGTCGGTGCGCGACGAGCTGGCCGCCTACGGCGCCGACCCCGACTGGTTCGGGCTCGGCGACAAGGACACCGCGACGCACCTGGTGCGGTCCCGGATGCTGCGCGCGGGCTACCCGCTCTCCGACGTCACCACGGCGCTGTGCCACCGCTGGCAGCCCGGCGTCACGCTGCTGCCCGTCACCGACGACCGCGTCGAGACCCACGTCGTCGTCGACGACCCGGCGAACGGGCCCAAGGCGCAGAAGGCCATCCACTTCCAGGAGTGGTGGATCCGGCACAAGGGCGAGCTGCCGGCGCACCGCTTCGCCTCCATCGGCGCCGACGAGGCCACGATCCTGCCCGCCGCGCGCGAGGCGATCACCGGCGCCGACGTCGTCCTGATGGCGCCGTCCAACCCGGTCGTCAGCATCGGGGCGCTGCTGGAGGTCCCCGGCGCCCGCGACGCCCTGCGCGCCACCGCCGCGAAGGTCATCGGGGTCTCGCCGATCGTCGGGGGGCGCCCGCTGCGCGGCATGGCCGACCGCTGCCTCACCGCGATCGGCGTCGAGACCTCCGCGGAGGCCGTCGGGCGGCACTACGGCGCGCGCTCCGCCGGCGGGATCCTCGACGGCTGGCTGGTCCACTCCGGCGAGACCGCCGACGTGCCGGGCGTCGCCGTGCGCTCGGTGCCGCTGCTGATGTCCGACACCGAGGCCACCGCGCAGATGGCCCGCGACGCGGTGGAGCTCGCCGGTGCCTGA
- a CDS encoding coenzyme F420-0:L-glutamate ligase, translating into MPDHAAPDGIVVRPVRGLPEFRPGDDLAAALVTAAPWIETGDVVVVTSKVFSKTEGRLVAAPTDPAERDALRRELIDAETERVVARRGPTSIVVGKLGIVQAAAGIDGSNVRRDELALLPADPDASASRLRSELRERLGVDVAVVVTDTLGRSWRIGQTDIAIGSAGIAVLHGYDGQSDEQGNELLVTQVAMADELAAAADLAKGKLGGVPVAVVRGLVPVDDGTTARDLVRPVQDDMFWLGTAEAIARGRSEAVLLRRSTREFADTPVDLAAVRRAVGVAQTAPAPHHSTPFRFGVVRARRAALLDAMAARWREHLVADGRPAEEVARRMARGDLLRRAPELVLAFRTGDGMHTYPDEARRLGERTMFTVAGGAAVQSLLVALAAEGLASCWVGSTIFAADVVRSVLDLPPDWQPLGAIAVGHPVEPLAPRAARDGELVEW; encoded by the coding sequence CTGCCCGACCACGCCGCGCCCGACGGGATCGTCGTCCGGCCCGTGCGGGGGCTGCCGGAGTTCCGGCCGGGCGACGACCTGGCCGCGGCCCTCGTCACGGCCGCGCCCTGGATCGAGACCGGCGACGTCGTCGTCGTGACGTCGAAGGTGTTCTCCAAGACCGAGGGCCGGCTCGTCGCCGCCCCCACCGACCCGGCCGAGCGCGACGCCCTGCGCCGCGAGCTGATCGACGCCGAGACCGAGCGGGTCGTCGCCCGCCGCGGCCCGACGTCGATCGTCGTCGGCAAGCTGGGGATCGTGCAGGCCGCCGCCGGGATCGACGGCTCCAACGTCCGCCGCGACGAGCTCGCGCTGCTGCCCGCCGACCCCGACGCCAGCGCGTCGCGGCTGCGGTCGGAGCTGCGCGAGCGCCTGGGCGTCGACGTCGCGGTGGTCGTCACCGACACGCTGGGCCGGTCGTGGCGGATCGGGCAGACCGACATCGCGATCGGGTCGGCCGGGATCGCGGTGCTGCACGGCTACGACGGGCAGAGCGACGAGCAGGGCAACGAGCTGCTGGTCACCCAGGTGGCGATGGCCGACGAGCTGGCCGCGGCGGCCGACCTCGCCAAGGGCAAGCTCGGCGGCGTCCCGGTCGCGGTGGTGCGCGGCCTCGTCCCCGTCGACGACGGCACGACCGCCCGTGACCTCGTGCGCCCCGTCCAGGACGACATGTTCTGGCTGGGCACCGCGGAGGCGATCGCCCGCGGCCGCTCCGAGGCCGTGCTGCTGCGGCGCAGCACCCGCGAGTTCGCCGACACCCCCGTCGACCTGGCCGCGGTGCGCCGCGCGGTCGGGGTCGCGCAGACGGCCCCCGCGCCGCACCACAGCACGCCGTTCCGCTTCGGGGTGGTCCGGGCCAGGCGCGCCGCGCTGCTCGACGCCATGGCCGCCCGCTGGCGCGAGCACCTCGTCGCCGACGGGCGCCCGGCCGAGGAGGTCGCGCGGCGGATGGCCCGCGGCGACCTGCTGCGCCGGGCCCCCGAGCTCGTCCTCGCCTTCCGCACCGGCGACGGCATGCACACCTACCCCGACGAGGCCCGGCGCCTCGGCGAGCGCACGATGTTCACCGTCGCGGGCGGGGCGGCGGTGCAGTCGCTGCTCGTCGCGCTGGCCGCGGAGGGGCTGGCGTCCTGCTGGGTCGGGTCCACGATCTTCGCCGCCGACGTGGTGCGCTCCGTGCTCGACCTCCCGCCGGACTGGCAGCCGCTCGGGGCGATCGCCGTGGGGCACCCGGTGGAGCCGCTGGCCCCGCGGGCGGCGCGCGACGGGGAGCTGGTCGAGTGGTAG
- a CDS encoding NUDIX hydrolase gives MVAAATAAAELRAWEPEGADQRGLKHALLAFLAARPDACERSCEPGHLTASALLLDAAGTHTLLTLHPRVGKWIQLGGHCEPGDDSLVAAALREAQEESGIEDLTIDPVPLHVDVHPITCSLGVPTHHLDVRFLVRAPAGAVETISDESDDLRWWPVDALPDDSPTVAAMVAAARRRVVGADRT, from the coding sequence GTGGTAGCCGCGGCGACGGCGGCGGCGGAGCTCCGCGCCTGGGAGCCCGAGGGAGCCGACCAGCGCGGCCTGAAGCACGCGCTGCTGGCGTTCCTGGCCGCCCGCCCCGACGCGTGCGAGCGGTCCTGCGAGCCCGGGCACCTCACGGCGTCGGCTCTCCTCCTCGACGCCGCGGGCACGCACACCCTGCTGACGCTGCACCCGCGCGTCGGGAAGTGGATCCAGCTCGGCGGGCACTGCGAGCCCGGCGACGACTCGCTGGTCGCGGCGGCGCTGCGGGAGGCGCAGGAGGAGTCCGGGATCGAGGACCTGACGATCGACCCCGTGCCGCTGCACGTCGACGTCCACCCGATCACCTGCTCGCTCGGCGTGCCCACCCACCACCTCGACGTCCGGTTCCTGGTGCGGGCCCCGGCCGGGGCGGTGGAGACGATCAGCGACGAGTCCGACGACCTGCGCTGGTGGCCGGTCGACGCCCTGCCCGACGACAGCCCCACCGTCGCGGCGATGGTGGCGGCGGCCCGCCGCCGGGTGGTCGGCGCCGACCGCACCTGA
- a CDS encoding site-2 protease family protein: MRGVSDRISPWFLVLVLVTVGGGVLTTLGTPVSLTAGVVLLVLGGWAVSLCLHEFGHAFVAYRSGDLSVREKGYLTLDIRRYTDPVLSFGLPVVFLLLGGIPLPGGAVWINHGAIRSRAARSLVSLAGPATNLVLGAVLTVLVATVAMPVGLAVGLSCLALIQVIAFVLNILPVPGLDGFGVLEPYLSTPARRLAARVRPWAPLVLFVLLIGVPGVAGAFFDLAYTVFDAVGGSGRLASAGYGELLFWR; this comes from the coding sequence ATGCGCGGTGTGTCGGATCGGATCAGTCCGTGGTTCCTGGTGCTGGTGTTGGTTACTGTGGGTGGTGGGGTTCTCACCACGCTGGGGACTCCAGTGTCGCTCACGGCCGGTGTCGTACTCCTCGTGCTCGGCGGCTGGGCCGTGTCGCTGTGCCTGCACGAGTTCGGACACGCGTTCGTGGCCTACCGCAGCGGCGACCTCTCCGTGCGCGAGAAGGGCTACCTGACCCTCGACATCCGCCGCTACACCGACCCGGTGCTGTCCTTCGGGCTGCCGGTGGTGTTCCTGCTCCTCGGCGGCATCCCGCTGCCCGGCGGCGCGGTGTGGATCAACCACGGGGCGATCCGCTCCCGGGCCGCGCGGAGCCTCGTCTCGCTCGCCGGACCGGCCACCAACCTGGTGCTCGGGGCGGTCCTGACGGTGCTGGTGGCCACGGTCGCGATGCCCGTCGGTCTGGCGGTCGGCCTGTCCTGCCTGGCGCTGATCCAGGTCATCGCGTTCGTCCTCAACATCCTCCCCGTGCCCGGTCTCGACGGTTTCGGCGTGCTGGAGCCCTACCTGTCGACGCCCGCGCGGCGGCTCGCCGCCCGGGTCAGGCCGTGGGCACCGCTGGTGCTGTTCGTGCTGCTCATCGGGGTGCCCGGGGTGGCGGGGGCGTTCTTCGACCTCGCCTACACCGTCTTCGACGCGGTCGGCGGCAGTGGCCGGCTGGCGTCGGCGGGGTACGGCGAGCTGCTGTTCTGGCGGTGA
- a CDS encoding WhiB family transcriptional regulator: MDGGGEEEPEWQERALCAQTDPEAFFPEKGGSTREAKRICGGCDVRAECLDYALAHDERFGIWGGLSERERRRLRRGELGAVI, translated from the coding sequence ATCGACGGTGGGGGCGAGGAGGAGCCGGAGTGGCAGGAGCGGGCGCTGTGCGCCCAGACCGACCCCGAGGCGTTCTTCCCCGAGAAGGGCGGCTCCACCCGCGAGGCCAAGCGCATCTGCGGCGGCTGCGACGTGCGGGCCGAGTGCCTGGACTACGCGCTCGCCCACGACGAGCGCTTCGGCATCTGGGGCGGTCTGTCCGAGCGGGAGCGCCGCCGGCTGCGCCGCGGTGAGCTCGGCGCCGTCATCTAG
- a CDS encoding metallopeptidase family protein, whose protein sequence is MTTARRTLRRSPRRRDRRGRGLRGLLYPTTTPVARTRAEKFDALVLEALEPIELRWGSELTDLDLAVDDVPEVDRTSPDEVSWAAGTLADAGVPLAQLVPAGVDPDGMPSRARIVVYRRPLEARAKGGAELADLLHEVLVEQVAEYLNIEPDAVDGGAP, encoded by the coding sequence ATGACCACCGCGCGACGCACGCTGCGCCGGTCCCCCCGACGGCGGGACCGCAGGGGCCGGGGGCTGCGCGGGCTGCTCTACCCCACCACCACGCCCGTCGCGCGCACCCGCGCGGAGAAGTTCGACGCGCTGGTGCTGGAGGCCCTGGAGCCGATCGAGCTGCGCTGGGGGTCCGAGCTGACCGACCTCGACCTGGCCGTCGACGACGTGCCGGAGGTCGACCGCACCTCGCCCGACGAGGTCAGCTGGGCCGCGGGCACGCTCGCCGACGCGGGCGTCCCGCTCGCGCAGCTGGTGCCGGCGGGCGTGGACCCGGACGGGATGCCGTCGCGCGCCCGGATCGTCGTCTACCGCAGGCCGCTCGAGGCCCGCGCCAAGGGCGGGGCCGAGCTCGCCGACCTGCTGCACGAGGTCCTCGTGGAGCAGGTGGCGGAGTACCTCAACATCGAGCCCGACGCCGTCGACGGCGGGGCTCCCTGA
- a CDS encoding DUF3499 domain-containing protein, with translation MRRCSRTGCTELAVATLTYVYADSTAVVGPLATQAEPHSYDLCNRHAHRLTAPRGWEVVRFEGEFAPPQHSSDDLTALAEAVREAGRADRHVEAAPATGTGRRGHLRVLPGPAEH, from the coding sequence GTGCGGCGGTGTTCGCGGACCGGGTGCACCGAGCTCGCGGTGGCCACTCTCACGTACGTCTATGCCGATTCCACGGCCGTCGTCGGACCGCTCGCCACGCAGGCCGAACCGCACTCCTACGACCTGTGCAACCGGCACGCCCACCGCCTCACCGCCCCCCGGGGCTGGGAGGTCGTGCGGTTCGAGGGCGAGTTCGCCCCGCCGCAGCACTCCAGCGACGACCTGACGGCCCTGGCCGAGGCCGTCCGCGAGGCGGGGCGCGCCGACCGGCACGTCGAGGCCGCCCCGGCCACCGGCACCGGCCGTCGCGGGCACCTGCGCGTGCTGCCGGGTCCCGCCGAGCACTGA
- a CDS encoding phosphomannomutase/phosphoglucomutase produces MSDLSAVIKAYDIRGVVGEGIDEPTVRAIGAALARLLRSEDAATRAVVVGHDMRDSSPGLAAAFAAGVTDQGLDVVHIGLASTDQLYFASGRLGLPGAMFTASHNPARYNGIKLCRAGATPIGQDTGLSAIRAAVEQGVPDGPGGGSETRRDVLADYAAYLRELVDLSASRPLRVVVDAGNGMGGHTVPAVLSAPIDVVPLYFELDGTFPNHEANPLEPANLVDLQKAVVAEGADLGLAFDGDADRCFVVDERGEPVSPSAITALVAVRALAVDPGSTVIHNLITSLAVPEIVAEHGGTAVRTRVGHSFIKQTMAETGAVFGGEHSAHYYFRDFWKADSGMLAALHVLAALGESGGTASDLMRAYERYAASGEVNSTVADVPGRIAAVREAYADAELDELDGLTVSLPDRSWFNLRPSNTEPLLRLNVEAADEAAVARLRDEVLAIVRA; encoded by the coding sequence ATGAGCGACCTCTCCGCCGTCATCAAGGCCTACGACATCCGTGGCGTGGTCGGCGAGGGCATCGACGAGCCGACGGTCCGCGCGATCGGTGCCGCGCTGGCCCGCCTGCTGCGCTCCGAGGACGCCGCGACCAGGGCCGTCGTCGTCGGGCACGACATGCGCGACTCCTCGCCGGGCCTCGCCGCCGCGTTCGCCGCCGGCGTCACCGACCAGGGCCTCGACGTCGTCCACATCGGTCTGGCCAGCACCGACCAGCTCTACTTCGCCTCCGGCCGCCTCGGCCTGCCCGGCGCGATGTTCACCGCCAGCCACAACCCGGCGAGGTACAACGGCATCAAGCTGTGCCGTGCGGGGGCCACACCGATCGGGCAGGACACCGGGCTCTCGGCGATCCGCGCCGCCGTCGAGCAGGGCGTGCCGGACGGCCCGGGCGGCGGCTCCGAGACCCGGCGCGACGTCCTCGCCGACTACGCCGCGTACCTGCGCGAGCTCGTCGACCTCTCGGCGAGCCGGCCGCTGCGGGTCGTCGTCGACGCCGGCAACGGGATGGGCGGGCACACGGTGCCCGCCGTGCTGAGCGCCCCGATCGACGTCGTGCCGCTGTACTTCGAGCTCGACGGGACCTTTCCGAACCACGAGGCCAACCCGCTGGAGCCGGCCAACCTCGTCGACCTGCAGAAGGCCGTCGTCGCGGAGGGGGCCGACCTGGGCCTGGCCTTCGACGGCGACGCCGACCGCTGCTTCGTCGTCGACGAGCGGGGCGAGCCGGTCAGCCCGAGCGCGATCACCGCGCTGGTGGCGGTCCGGGCGCTGGCCGTCGACCCGGGCAGCACCGTCATCCACAACCTCATCACCTCCCTCGCCGTGCCGGAGATCGTCGCCGAGCACGGCGGCACGGCGGTCCGCACCCGCGTCGGGCACTCGTTCATCAAGCAGACGATGGCCGAGACCGGGGCGGTGTTCGGCGGGGAGCACTCCGCGCACTACTACTTCCGCGACTTCTGGAAGGCCGACTCCGGGATGCTCGCGGCGCTGCACGTGCTCGCCGCGCTCGGCGAGTCGGGCGGCACCGCGTCGGACCTGATGCGCGCCTACGAGCGCTACGCCGCCTCCGGCGAGGTCAACTCGACGGTGGCCGACGTCCCCGGGCGCATCGCCGCGGTCCGCGAGGCCTACGCCGACGCCGAGCTCGACGAGCTCGACGGCCTCACGGTCAGCCTGCCCGACCGGTCCTGGTTCAACCTGCGCCCGTCCAACACCGAGCCGCTGCTGCGGCTGAACGTGGAGGCGGCCGACGAGGCCGCCGTCGCCCGGTTGCGCGACGAGGTGCTGGCGATCGTCCGGGCGTGA
- a CDS encoding Trm112 family protein, protein MTVRLDPQLMDVLACPSDDHAPLRAGTPADPQADVLTCTACGRGFPVVDGIPVLLLEEATPPVPAGEAD, encoded by the coding sequence ATGACCGTCCGGCTCGACCCCCAGCTGATGGACGTCCTCGCCTGCCCGTCCGACGACCACGCGCCGCTGCGCGCAGGCACGCCAGCGGATCCGCAGGCGGACGTGCTGACGTGCACGGCGTGCGGCCGCGGTTTCCCCGTCGTCGACGGGATCCCGGTCCTGCTCCTCGAGGAGGCGACCCCGCCGGTCCCGGCCGGGGAAGCGGACTAG
- a CDS encoding SIS domain-containing protein produces MLDDTLLADPRALAALDTRGVLRSAATAGAQVRSAAHGAQEAGVADLGGSRPRALVLVRRPGASTSSSALLSALLGPACPVPVVVAETVPSWIGPLDVVVAHTDDATDVDLADSVARSVRRGAEVVLSAPADGPVASAGAGRMRLVEPRIPVPPGLDLPRSLAVGLAVLRALGLLTAPLDPAMDVLADLLDAEAERNQPGHEPFMNPAKSLALRLAEHTPLLWGTDPLAAAVARHGAASLATHAGVVAHAGDVGEGVAATGLLAALDRAGVERDVFHDPFDDPAPEHEALPPRLVLVATGEDDPGQAVLRRTGRPLPDGDLLHPVDEIARGTPHSALLRAALLASRVDVAAVYLGLATRTIAPA; encoded by the coding sequence GTGCTCGACGACACGCTGCTGGCCGACCCCCGCGCGCTGGCCGCACTCGACACCCGCGGGGTGCTGCGCTCCGCGGCGACGGCGGGGGCCCAGGTGCGCTCCGCCGCGCACGGCGCCCAGGAGGCCGGGGTCGCCGACCTGGGCGGCTCGCGGCCGCGCGCGCTCGTGCTGGTGCGCAGGCCGGGCGCGTCCACGTCGTCCTCGGCGCTGCTGTCGGCGCTGCTCGGGCCGGCCTGCCCGGTGCCGGTCGTCGTCGCCGAGACGGTGCCGAGCTGGATCGGGCCGCTCGACGTCGTGGTCGCCCACACCGACGACGCCACCGACGTCGACCTCGCCGACTCCGTCGCCCGGTCCGTGCGCCGCGGGGCCGAGGTCGTGCTCTCCGCCCCCGCCGACGGGCCCGTCGCCTCGGCCGGGGCGGGCCGGATGCGGCTGGTGGAGCCGCGGATCCCGGTGCCGCCCGGACTGGACCTGCCGCGCTCGCTCGCCGTGGGGCTCGCGGTGCTGCGGGCGCTCGGGCTGCTCACCGCGCCCCTGGACCCGGCGATGGACGTGCTCGCCGACCTGCTCGACGCCGAGGCCGAGCGCAACCAGCCGGGGCACGAGCCGTTCATGAACCCGGCGAAGTCGCTCGCGCTGCGCCTGGCCGAGCACACGCCGCTGCTGTGGGGCACCGACCCGCTCGCCGCCGCCGTCGCCCGGCACGGTGCGGCGTCGCTGGCCACGCACGCGGGGGTCGTCGCGCACGCGGGGGACGTGGGCGAGGGCGTCGCCGCCACCGGGCTGCTCGCCGCGCTGGACCGCGCGGGCGTCGAGCGCGACGTCTTCCACGACCCGTTCGACGACCCTGCCCCGGAGCACGAGGCGCTGCCCCCGAGGCTGGTGCTGGTGGCCACGGGGGAGGACGATCCCGGTCAGGCGGTGCTGCGTCGCACCGGCCGCCCGCTGCCCGACGGCGACCTGCTGCACCCGGTCGACGAGATCGCCAGGGGCACGCCGCACTCCGCCCTGCTGAGGGCGGCGCTGCTGGCCTCGCGCGTCGACGTCGCCGCGGTCTACCTCGGGCTGGCCACCCGCACCATCGCCCCCGCCTGA
- the manA gene encoding mannose-6-phosphate isomerase, class I, whose product MELLDNPVRPYSWGSRTVIADLLGQEVPSPHPQAELWLGAHPGAPSHLVGVDGTRRSLLDAITADPAGRLGAARSERWGARLPFLFKVLAADEPLSLQAHPSAQQAAEGFAREEATGIPRDAPDRNYRDANHKPELVCALTEFHALVGFREPTATVALLRALDVPALAAHTELLAAQPDHHGLRALFTTWITLPQSSLDALVPALQEGCVRLAGAGQEFSAEARTVLELSERYPGDAGVLAALMLQRVTLAPGEALYLPAGNLHAYLAGAAVELMANSDNVLRGGLTPKHVDVPELLRVLDFTAPAAPVLHGTRDAGWCRYDTPATEFLLRRWQGGPDEVRVPDGGPRILLCTSGAAAVRGGGAELAVKRGTSLWLGAGDVDVTVSARAEGTQLFLAGDGL is encoded by the coding sequence GTGGAGCTGCTGGACAACCCGGTGCGGCCCTACTCGTGGGGCTCGCGCACCGTCATCGCCGACCTCCTGGGTCAGGAGGTGCCCTCGCCGCACCCGCAGGCCGAGCTGTGGCTGGGGGCGCACCCCGGCGCCCCGTCGCACCTCGTCGGGGTCGACGGGACCCGCAGGTCGCTGCTGGACGCGATCACCGCCGACCCGGCCGGGCGGCTCGGGGCCGCCCGGTCCGAGCGCTGGGGCGCGCGGCTGCCGTTCCTGTTCAAGGTCCTCGCGGCCGACGAGCCGCTGTCGCTGCAGGCGCACCCGAGCGCGCAGCAGGCGGCCGAGGGCTTCGCCCGCGAGGAGGCCACCGGCATCCCCCGCGACGCCCCGGACCGCAACTACCGCGACGCCAACCACAAGCCCGAGCTCGTCTGCGCGCTCACCGAGTTCCACGCGCTCGTCGGGTTCCGGGAGCCGACGGCCACCGTCGCCCTGCTGCGCGCCCTCGACGTGCCCGCGCTCGCCGCGCACACCGAGCTGCTCGCGGCCCAGCCCGACCACCACGGCCTGCGCGCGCTGTTCACCACCTGGATCACGCTGCCGCAGTCCTCGCTCGACGCGCTCGTGCCCGCCCTGCAGGAGGGCTGCGTCCGGCTCGCCGGTGCGGGGCAGGAGTTCAGCGCGGAGGCCCGCACCGTCCTGGAGCTCTCCGAGCGCTACCCGGGCGACGCGGGGGTGCTCGCCGCCCTCATGCTCCAGCGCGTCACCCTCGCCCCCGGCGAGGCGCTGTACCTGCCCGCCGGCAACCTGCACGCCTACCTCGCCGGGGCCGCCGTCGAGCTGATGGCCAACTCCGACAACGTCCTGCGCGGCGGGCTCACCCCCAAGCACGTCGACGTGCCGGAGCTGCTGCGCGTGCTCGACTTCACCGCGCCCGCCGCCCCCGTCCTGCACGGCACCCGCGACGCCGGGTGGTGCCGCTACGACACCCCCGCCACCGAGTTCCTGCTGCGCCGCTGGCAGGGCGGCCCCGACGAGGTCCGCGTCCCGGACGGCGGGCCGCGCATCCTGCTCTGCACGTCCGGCGCGGCGGCGGTCCGCGGCGGGGGAGCGGAGCTGGCCGTCAAGCGGGGCACGTCGCTGTGGCTGGGGGCGGGCGACGTCGACGTCACGGTCTCCGCCCGCGCCGAGGGCACCCAGCTGTTCCTGGCCGGCGACGGGCTCTGA
- a CDS encoding cation diffusion facilitator family transporter produces the protein MAGHGGTRAIVAALLANAGIAVAKFVGWLITGSSSMLAEAVHSVADTSNQGLLLLGGRQAKRAATAEHPFGYGRDRYFYSFVVALLLFSLGSVFALYEGIHKLESHEPLTSPLVAVAILVIAIGLESFSFRTAIVESRPLKGGGTWWQFIRQSKVPELPVVLLEDFGALIGLVLALLGVGLTVATGDSVFDALGTIAIGLLLGAIAIVLIVEMKSLLIGEGATPPVLSRVTDGLVGGDVQRVIHVRTQYIGPEELLVAAKIAMTPGLPVEAVARAIDEAEARVRAAVPDARLIYLEPDLDRTPAAV, from the coding sequence GTGGCTGGACATGGTGGGACCCGGGCGATCGTGGCGGCGCTGCTCGCCAACGCCGGGATCGCGGTCGCGAAGTTCGTCGGCTGGCTGATCACCGGCTCGTCGTCGATGCTGGCCGAGGCGGTGCACTCGGTCGCCGACACCTCCAACCAGGGGCTGCTGCTGCTCGGCGGCCGCCAGGCCAAGCGGGCGGCGACGGCCGAGCACCCGTTCGGCTACGGCCGCGACCGCTACTTCTACTCGTTCGTCGTGGCGCTGCTGCTGTTCAGCCTCGGCTCGGTGTTCGCCCTCTACGAGGGCATCCACAAGCTGGAGTCGCACGAGCCGCTGACCTCGCCGCTGGTCGCCGTCGCGATCCTGGTCATCGCGATCGGGCTGGAGTCGTTCTCCTTCCGCACCGCGATCGTCGAGTCCCGCCCGCTCAAGGGCGGCGGCACGTGGTGGCAGTTCATCCGCCAGTCCAAGGTGCCCGAGCTGCCCGTCGTGCTGCTGGAGGACTTCGGCGCGCTGATCGGGCTGGTGCTCGCCCTGCTCGGCGTCGGGCTCACGGTGGCCACCGGCGACTCCGTCTTCGACGCGCTGGGCACCATCGCGATCGGCCTGCTGCTCGGCGCCATCGCGATCGTGCTGATCGTGGAGATGAAGTCGCTGCTGATCGGCGAGGGGGCGACCCCGCCCGTGCTCTCCCGCGTCACCGACGGCCTGGTCGGCGGCGACGTGCAGCGCGTCATCCACGTCCGCACCCAGTACATCGGGCCCGAGGAGCTGCTGGTCGCGGCGAAGATCGCGATGACGCCCGGGCTCCCGGTCGAGGCCGTCGCCCGCGCCATCGACGAGGCGGAGGCCCGCGTCCGCGCGGCCGTCCCGGACGCCCGGCTGATCTACCTCGAGCCCGACCTGGACCGGACGCCCGCCGCGGTCTGA